From the Pseudanabaena sp. FACHB-2040 genome, one window contains:
- a CDS encoding helix-turn-helix transcriptional regulator has protein sequence MGKAGKVLKAVLEEYEISQGKLATVMGIGASNVYRWANEMRDPSSETLLEIIRALYKINSRAAEEFKRLYLGNLNLEE, from the coding sequence GGGAAAAGCTGGAAAGGTATTAAAAGCTGTTTTAGAAGAGTATGAGATCAGTCAGGGCAAATTAGCGACTGTAATGGGTATTGGCGCATCAAACGTTTACAGATGGGCTAACGAAATGCGAGACCCTAGTTCTGAGACATTGCTAGAAATCATTAGAGCGCTCTACAAAATAAACTCCAGAGCAGCAGAAGAGTTTAAGCGCTTATATTTAGGCAATCTCAATTTAGAAGAGTGA
- a CDS encoding nucleoside transporter C-terminal domain-containing protein → MLLRLISLLGLAGLCAIAWLGSENRRQVPWKIVTWGIGIQLVLGVFIFLFPVTRDAVVWLSGLLNGLIDAADAGSRFLFGPILVPETGTTGPAGAGRWLSRALTPPFVPVPGDRIGGDNLSMGYILAFRALPQVIFFSAIFSLLYSLNVVQPVVQFFARFFRWAMNISGAEALAGAANIFVGIESAIAIKPFLLRMTRSELCAVLASCFGSIASTVLGLYAGYLRGVFPTISGHLMAASVLTIPAAFVMSKLLVPETEKPETLGGVPEMTMEESDQQSPMDALILGALDGVKMAVGIAAALIAILGLLELLQMIPFVNFDVITGALFLPLTFLTGVSLDWNELWASSVLIGQRLLKTAIPPYIGLADLSAEGVISDRAMVIVSYVLCGFAHIPSVGIFVGGLSGLVPSRRKDIASVVWKALWAGTLATLMTGCIAGIYFYEGTAVLGR, encoded by the coding sequence ATGCTGCTCCGATTGATTTCGCTACTGGGTCTTGCGGGGCTGTGTGCCATTGCCTGGTTGGGGTCAGAAAACCGCCGACAAGTGCCCTGGAAAATTGTTACCTGGGGAATTGGTATTCAGCTGGTTTTAGGCGTTTTTATTTTTCTTTTCCCGGTGACGCGAGATGCCGTGGTCTGGCTCAGCGGCCTATTAAATGGGCTGATTGATGCTGCCGATGCCGGTTCCCGGTTTCTGTTTGGGCCAATTCTGGTGCCCGAGACGGGAACTACGGGCCCTGCCGGGGCCGGACGCTGGTTATCGCGAGCGCTGACACCCCCATTTGTGCCGGTTCCCGGTGACCGGATTGGGGGCGATAACCTGTCGATGGGCTACATCCTGGCATTTCGGGCACTGCCTCAGGTAATTTTCTTTTCGGCTATTTTTTCGCTGCTTTACAGCCTCAATGTTGTTCAGCCAGTGGTGCAGTTCTTTGCCCGGTTTTTTCGCTGGGCTATGAATATCAGTGGCGCTGAAGCGCTGGCAGGGGCGGCCAATATCTTTGTTGGGATCGAATCTGCGATCGCAATCAAGCCCTTTCTCCTAAGAATGACCCGCAGCGAGCTCTGCGCTGTTTTAGCCTCCTGTTTTGGCTCTATCGCCTCAACTGTGTTGGGGCTCTACGCAGGCTATTTGCGAGGCGTTTTCCCTACCATTTCTGGGCATCTAATGGCCGCTTCGGTGCTGACCATTCCGGCCGCTTTTGTCATGTCCAAGCTGCTGGTGCCTGAGACCGAAAAGCCCGAAACTTTGGGCGGAGTGCCCGAAATGACAATGGAAGAATCTGACCAGCAAAGCCCTATGGATGCCCTGATTCTGGGGGCTTTAGACGGGGTCAAGATGGCTGTCGGCATTGCTGCTGCCCTAATCGCCATTTTGGGCCTGCTAGAGCTGCTGCAGATGATCCCCTTCGTCAACTTCGATGTGATTACCGGGGCCCTGTTTTTGCCGCTGACCTTCTTAACCGGGGTATCTCTAGACTGGAACGAGCTGTGGGCTTCATCAGTGCTGATCGGTCAGCGGCTCCTCAAAACCGCGATTCCGCCCTATATCGGCCTAGCAGATTTATCAGCAGAAGGGGTCATTAGCGACCGAGCAATGGTGATTGTCAGCTATGTGCTCTGTGGCTTTGCCCACATTCCCTCAGTCGGCATATTTGTCGGTGGTTTGTCTGGTCTGGTGCCCTCTCGTCGTAAAGACATCGCCAGCGTCGTCTGGAAAGCGCTTTGGGCGGGTACTCTGGCAACTCTCATGACAGGCTGTATTGCGGGAATCTACTTCTATGAGGGCACAGCGGTGCTGGGCAGGTAG
- a CDS encoding EcsC family protein, with protein MTTSHQDAFVTDLIEGTLALVWDTSRTFSKAVKEVSRTVETTVGPAIHSTVEQGTDTIGRLVTPIAENPAVKYATKIPGMSWLMAALGQVDVDNVLVEVEALKQQHPSESPAELAQRVMTESAWNAAQVGLITNFIPPLAFATAALDAGAVAALQAKMIYRIAAIYGFSPKEPARRGEVLAIWGLSSGGSGVLKSGLNLVELLPGIGAAIGVTADAALLYGVGYLACQFYENKRTVPVYVVREEVPSKIEID; from the coding sequence ATGACTACTTCACATCAAGACGCCTTCGTCACGGATTTAATTGAAGGAACCCTGGCCTTAGTTTGGGATACGTCCCGCACCTTTTCCAAGGCTGTTAAGGAGGTCTCCAGAACCGTAGAAACGACCGTTGGTCCGGCCATTCACAGTACGGTGGAGCAGGGAACCGATACCATCGGCAGACTAGTAACCCCAATTGCCGAAAACCCGGCTGTGAAATATGCCACCAAAATTCCTGGCATGAGCTGGCTCATGGCGGCTCTAGGCCAGGTAGATGTGGATAATGTGCTGGTAGAAGTTGAGGCCCTCAAGCAGCAGCACCCTAGCGAGAGCCCTGCTGAGCTGGCTCAACGAGTGATGACTGAGTCGGCCTGGAATGCTGCTCAGGTGGGCCTAATTACGAACTTTATTCCGCCTTTGGCCTTTGCTACGGCAGCGCTAGATGCAGGGGCAGTCGCTGCTTTGCAGGCTAAGATGATCTACCGCATTGCCGCTATCTATGGCTTCTCGCCTAAGGAACCGGCCCGGCGGGGTGAGGTATTGGCTATTTGGGGGCTTTCCTCAGGTGGTTCTGGTGTCTTGAAAAGCGGCCTAAACCTGGTGGAGCTACTGCCTGGAATAGGTGCAGCGATTGGCGTTACAGCCGATGCAGCCCTGCTCTACGGTGTGGGATATCTGGCCTGCCAATTCTACGAAAATAAGCGCACTGTCCCGGTCTACGTGGTGCGGGAAGAGGTGCCTAGCAAAATTGAAATCGACTAG
- the dxr gene encoding 1-deoxy-D-xylulose-5-phosphate reductoisomerase: MKAITLLGSTGSIGTQTLDIVQQHPDKFRLVGIAAGNNVELLAQQVRQFRPEIVAICNEAKIGELRDAIADLDPQPIILAGDDGIVEVARYGDAEAVVTGIVGCAGLLPTLAAIEAGRDIALANKETLIAGGPVVLPLVEKHGVKLLPADSEHSAIFQCLQGVPEGGLRRILLTASGGAFRDWPVEDLPKVKVSDALKHPNWSMGRKITVDSATLMNKGLEVIEAHYLFGLDYDHIDIVIHPQSIIHSLIELQDTSMLAQLGWPDMRLPLLYALSWPERIYTDWEPLDLVKAGDLTFREPNHDKYPCMDLAYAAGRAGGTMTAVLNAANEQAVSLFLDERVGYLDIAQLIERVCDRHQTELIASPSLDDILTVDRWARAEVLRANETLHQTTVSLR, from the coding sequence GTGAAAGCGATCACCCTGCTTGGCTCCACCGGCTCCATTGGCACCCAGACGCTGGATATTGTGCAGCAGCACCCCGACAAATTTCGGCTGGTGGGTATTGCTGCCGGGAATAATGTGGAGCTGCTGGCTCAGCAGGTGCGCCAGTTTCGGCCTGAGATCGTGGCGATCTGCAATGAGGCCAAAATAGGGGAGCTGCGGGATGCGATCGCAGATCTCGATCCCCAACCGATCATCCTGGCTGGCGATGATGGGATAGTGGAAGTCGCCCGTTATGGCGATGCTGAAGCAGTCGTCACCGGAATTGTGGGCTGTGCTGGGCTATTGCCGACCTTAGCCGCCATCGAAGCAGGCAGAGACATCGCGCTAGCCAACAAAGAGACCCTAATTGCTGGGGGGCCAGTGGTGCTGCCCCTAGTCGAAAAACACGGCGTCAAGCTACTGCCTGCAGACTCTGAGCACTCAGCCATTTTTCAGTGCCTTCAAGGCGTGCCGGAGGGAGGGCTGCGACGGATTTTGCTGACGGCCTCGGGCGGGGCGTTTCGAGACTGGCCGGTGGAAGATTTACCCAAGGTAAAGGTGTCCGACGCCCTCAAGCACCCCAACTGGTCAATGGGCCGCAAAATCACGGTTGATTCGGCCACGCTGATGAATAAGGGACTGGAGGTGATCGAAGCCCACTATCTTTTTGGCCTCGACTACGACCACATTGATATCGTCATCCATCCCCAAAGCATTATTCACTCGCTGATTGAGCTGCAAGATACCTCCATGCTGGCTCAGCTGGGCTGGCCCGACATGCGTCTCCCCCTGCTCTATGCCCTTTCTTGGCCAGAGCGCATTTACACCGATTGGGAACCGCTGGATCTGGTCAAGGCAGGCGATCTAACCTTCCGTGAACCCAATCACGACAAGTACCCCTGCATGGATCTGGCCTACGCAGCCGGGAGAGCCGGGGGCACCATGACAGCGGTGCTCAATGCAGCCAACGAGCAAGCCGTTTCCCTCTTCCTAGACGAGCGGGTGGGCTATCTAGATATTGCTCAGCTGATTGAGCGGGTGTGCGATCGTCACCAAACTGAGCTAATCGCCAGCCCCTCGCTAGACGACATTCTCACAGTTGATCGGTGGGCCAGGGCTGAGGTGCTCAGAGCTAACGAAACCCTCCATCAAACCACTGTGTCGTTGCGGTAG
- the rbsK gene encoding ribokinase, which produces MTLHIFGSLNMDLVCQTPRLPVPGETILGTEFTTVPGGKGANQAVAAARLGAAVRMVGRVGNDAFGQALIQSLQVEGIETGDVQIEAGVSSGVAAIAVDTSGRNHIIVIPGANGRVARSDVERLSARLAPDDTLLLQFEVPLPEVMAAAATAQQQGVTVIVDPAPVRNDLPEAFYGLVDWLTPNQVEAEQLVGFPVADQKSAAAAAKVLRQRGARAIVIKLGAEGVWVEAADAAFPVPAFEVPVVDTVAAGDAFNGGLAVALSEGVSLLEAARFATATAALSVSQAGAQPSLPTRQAVEALLAAHIG; this is translated from the coding sequence ATGACCCTTCACATCTTCGGCAGTCTCAACATGGATCTTGTCTGCCAGACGCCGCGTTTGCCGGTGCCGGGAGAGACGATTTTGGGGACTGAATTTACAACGGTGCCGGGAGGCAAGGGTGCAAATCAGGCGGTGGCGGCGGCGCGGTTAGGGGCAGCGGTGCGGATGGTGGGCCGGGTGGGGAATGATGCTTTTGGTCAGGCCCTAATTCAATCGCTGCAGGTAGAGGGAATTGAGACGGGGGATGTGCAGATAGAGGCGGGGGTAAGTTCTGGGGTGGCTGCGATCGCAGTTGATACCTCAGGCCGCAACCACATTATTGTGATTCCGGGAGCCAATGGCCGGGTTGCTCGTAGTGATGTTGAGCGGTTGTCAGCGAGGTTGGCTCCTGATGATACTTTGCTGCTGCAGTTTGAGGTGCCGCTGCCTGAAGTGATGGCGGCAGCAGCGACAGCGCAGCAGCAGGGCGTCACTGTGATAGTTGATCCGGCCCCGGTTCGCAATGATTTGCCAGAAGCGTTTTATGGCCTGGTCGACTGGCTCACGCCTAATCAGGTGGAAGCTGAACAGTTGGTAGGCTTTCCGGTAGCCGATCAAAAAAGCGCCGCTGCTGCCGCTAAGGTGCTGCGGCAGCGAGGCGCTAGAGCAATTGTGATCAAGCTAGGAGCTGAGGGCGTTTGGGTAGAAGCTGCCGATGCTGCCTTTCCGGTTCCTGCTTTTGAGGTGCCAGTGGTCGATACCGTTGCCGCTGGAGATGCTTTTAATGGGGGGCTGGCTGTTGCTCTTTCAGAGGGAGTGTCATTGCTAGAAGCAGCTCGGTTTGCAACAGCGACAGCGGCTCTGTCAGTCTCGCAAGCTGGGGCTCAGCCTTCTTTGCCGACACGGCAGGCCGTAGAAGCGCTCTTAGCGGCTCACATAGGCTAG
- a CDS encoding PLD nuclease N-terminal domain-containing protein, which translates to MALLSMAFNVLGPFSLVGAAFWVWMLYDCLKNSRQGSHNWVWILLFLNVLGAALYFVICWMPNHPNVLPVSNFTNRWRLRDALWQAEAEVKNIGKAHQYIKLGDIHYQMGNREKAAIAYDQALEKEPENIKALWGAACIAMDCKQLQVAKVHLQTLVRSQPEFAYGDASMVYGQTLFQIGDLDGAKAHLQTHLKQWSHPQGHLLLAQIQQQQGQIAEARDTLETMIVKIKSSTPFQYRKNRRFVNQGEKLLKRMGNKAAA; encoded by the coding sequence ATGGCACTACTCTCGATGGCTTTTAACGTATTGGGCCCTTTCAGCTTGGTGGGGGCCGCTTTCTGGGTTTGGATGCTCTACGACTGCCTGAAGAACAGTCGTCAAGGGAGCCACAACTGGGTCTGGATTCTTCTGTTTCTTAACGTGCTGGGTGCAGCCCTCTATTTTGTTATTTGCTGGATGCCCAACCATCCCAACGTTCTGCCGGTATCTAACTTTACCAATCGCTGGCGACTGCGCGATGCTCTATGGCAGGCCGAAGCTGAGGTTAAGAATATTGGTAAAGCCCATCAATACATTAAGCTGGGCGATATTCACTATCAGATGGGCAATCGAGAAAAAGCTGCGATCGCATACGATCAGGCTCTGGAGAAAGAACCCGAAAACATCAAAGCGCTTTGGGGAGCGGCTTGCATTGCAATGGATTGCAAACAGCTACAGGTCGCTAAGGTTCACTTGCAAACTCTGGTGCGATCGCAACCTGAGTTTGCCTATGGCGATGCCTCAATGGTCTACGGACAAACGCTCTTTCAAATCGGCGATCTCGATGGTGCCAAGGCCCACCTACAGACCCACCTCAAGCAGTGGAGCCACCCTCAAGGACATCTGCTCTTAGCGCAAATTCAACAGCAGCAGGGACAGATAGCCGAAGCCCGTGACACGCTAGAAACCATGATTGTCAAAATCAAAAGCTCTACCCCCTTTCAATACCGCAAGAACCGGCGCTTCGTTAACCAGGGGGAGAAGTTGCTCAAGCGCATGGGTAACAAAGCAGCCGCATAA
- a CDS encoding transposase, whose protein sequence is MEYRRAKTPGATYFFTVVTYQRQRIFHEAENVQLLRQAFHHVKQRHPFTIDAIVILPDHIHCLWTLPEGVADFSTRWRLIKDHFSRRCSNRYKEHHTLSRIKKEEQAVWQRRFWEHQIRDETDFANHVDYIHYNPVRHGLVISPQSWPYSSFSRYVEAGKYLSDWGTEVKIAEPLGVGLE, encoded by the coding sequence ATGGAATACCGTCGTGCCAAAACTCCTGGAGCTACTTACTTTTTCACTGTCGTTACTTATCAGCGACAGCGTATTTTTCACGAAGCCGAAAACGTTCAACTATTAAGGCAGGCATTCCACCACGTTAAGCAACGCCATCCCTTCACAATCGATGCCATTGTTATCCTGCCAGATCATATTCATTGTCTCTGGACATTACCTGAGGGAGTAGCAGACTTTTCCACTCGATGGCGATTAATCAAAGACCACTTTAGCCGTCGCTGTTCTAACCGCTATAAAGAGCACCATACCCTGTCACGTATCAAGAAGGAGGAACAGGCAGTCTGGCAGCGCCGATTTTGGGAGCATCAGATTCGGGATGAGACAGATTTTGCTAATCATGTAGACTATATTCATTACAATCCAGTCAGACATGGATTAGTTATATCTCCCCAATCTTGGCCTTACTCGAGTTTCTCCCGATATGTTGAAGCAGGAAAATATTTAAGTGATTGGGGAACTGAAGTTAAGATAGCTGAGCCTTTAGGGGTAGGGTTGGAATGA
- a CDS encoding PleD family two-component system response regulator: MLKRFNPEDYLILVVDDAPMNLQIVGSMLDETGYATTFANNGSQAISRFKAAQPDLVLLDLMMPGVDGLEVCSALKATYPEIPIIFLTASHESEHLLQAFEQGAADYVTKPFSKPELLARVKTHLMLKHTFSELRTALVEMERLAKTDGLTGLLNRRYLFEAATQELSRAQRYGRAFSVLMVDIDHFKRINDTYGHPVGDVVIQTVASVLTEALREVDLIGRYGGEEFSIILPETPLQKATEVAERIREMINSLPIPAGSENLHITVSTGISGCEGGVQSIDEIFHQADKALYQAKSAGRNTWVVFTQ, from the coding sequence ATGCTCAAGCGCTTCAACCCAGAGGACTACTTAATCCTCGTTGTGGATGACGCTCCTATGAACCTTCAAATTGTCGGCAGTATGCTCGACGAAACAGGGTATGCAACTACCTTTGCCAACAACGGCTCACAGGCGATCAGCCGGTTCAAAGCAGCCCAACCTGATCTCGTGCTGCTAGATCTGATGATGCCAGGAGTCGATGGCCTAGAAGTCTGTAGCGCTTTGAAGGCTACCTATCCAGAAATTCCGATTATTTTTCTCACCGCTAGTCACGAGTCGGAGCACTTACTTCAGGCCTTTGAGCAGGGGGCCGCAGACTATGTCACAAAGCCCTTTAGTAAACCCGAACTGCTGGCGCGAGTTAAGACACACCTGATGCTGAAACATACTTTTAGCGAACTCAGAACAGCTCTCGTTGAAATGGAGCGCCTTGCTAAAACCGATGGCCTCACAGGGTTGCTCAACCGTCGGTATCTGTTTGAAGCTGCGACTCAAGAGCTTTCTCGCGCCCAGCGGTATGGGCGGGCTTTTTCTGTGCTGATGGTCGATATCGATCACTTTAAGCGGATCAACGACACCTATGGGCACCCCGTTGGAGACGTCGTTATTCAAACTGTCGCATCGGTTCTCACAGAAGCCCTTCGAGAGGTCGATTTAATCGGGCGTTATGGCGGTGAAGAATTTAGCATCATTTTGCCGGAGACACCACTTCAAAAGGCAACGGAGGTGGCCGAGCGAATTCGGGAAATGATCAATAGCCTGCCCATTCCCGCTGGCTCCGAGAACCTGCACATTACTGTCAGCACAGGTATTTCAGGGTGTGAGGGAGGGGTTCAGTCTATTGATGAGATTTTTCATCAGGCAGATAAAGCCCTTTACCAAGCCAAATCTGCTGGTCGCAATACCTGGGTGGTCTTCACTCAATAA
- a CDS encoding pentapeptide repeat-containing protein: protein MKLFALSTLSLALPLLLAGPGQAENPAHVQQLLETNLCYACDLSGADLSQAHLIGADLRLANLEGANLTETNLEGADLTGANLEGAVLNNAFLTNAILENANLDEADLSQADIFHAVVTGASFEGTDLTQAQIVGTPISVGGD, encoded by the coding sequence ATGAAACTTTTTGCTTTATCCACTCTATCGCTGGCGCTTCCCCTCTTGTTGGCCGGCCCAGGGCAGGCAGAAAATCCTGCTCACGTGCAGCAGTTGTTAGAGACTAACCTTTGCTATGCCTGTGACCTGTCTGGTGCAGACTTGAGCCAGGCCCACCTGATTGGAGCCGATTTGAGGCTGGCAAACTTAGAGGGAGCCAACCTAACAGAAACCAATCTAGAAGGGGCTGACCTGACCGGAGCAAACTTAGAGGGAGCTGTCTTAAACAACGCTTTCTTGACCAACGCAATTCTAGAAAACGCCAACTTGGATGAGGCTGACCTGTCTCAAGCCGACATCTTTCATGCAGTCGTAACAGGTGCTTCGTTTGAAGGAACAGATCTGACTCAGGCTCAGATTGTGGGCACACCTATCAGCGTTGGTGGAGACTAG
- a CDS encoding PhoH family protein, with product MKKAFVLDTNVLLHDPTAMLRFEDNDVVLPITIIEELDRFKKQTEATGRNARHVSRRLDELRQRGSLTQGIPLDNGGTLRVALCHRDTLLQLPAELEGDQGDNAILAVAMELKHNSSFPVVLISKDTNLRIKADAVGLVAEDYETDKIDIDDLYTGTAEVLVPAATIAQLFKGDPVVLDVPLYPNQAITLIDEANPAHTALAFVEGETGKVVPLGKLSHVGASRIYPHNREQRFAFELLLRDSISLVTLVGKAGTGKTLIAIAAAVQKVADERLYSRLLIARPIVPMGRDLGYLPGDLMEKLNPWMQPLYDNFDLIFNTQDSRGKPEHWRRGHEEMQDQGLLQIEPLTYIRGRTIPKQFLIVDEAQNLTPHEVKTILTRAGEGTKIVLTGDPDQIDNPYVDAASNGLTYVVERFKGEAIAGHITLYKGERSELAERSASLL from the coding sequence ATGAAAAAAGCGTTTGTTCTTGATACCAACGTATTGCTTCATGATCCAACAGCGATGCTGAGGTTTGAGGACAATGACGTAGTTCTCCCAATTACGATTATTGAAGAACTCGATCGCTTTAAAAAGCAAACTGAGGCAACGGGCCGCAATGCCCGCCACGTTTCGCGTCGCTTGGACGAACTGCGGCAGCGGGGTTCGCTCACCCAAGGCATTCCTCTAGATAACGGTGGCACGCTGCGGGTTGCCCTTTGCCACCGAGATACGCTGCTGCAGCTGCCCGCCGAGCTAGAAGGCGACCAGGGTGACAACGCCATTTTGGCTGTGGCGATGGAGCTAAAGCACAACTCTAGTTTTCCGGTCGTGCTCATCAGCAAAGACACCAATCTGCGGATTAAGGCAGATGCAGTGGGGCTGGTGGCCGAAGACTATGAAACCGACAAGATCGACATCGACGATCTCTATACGGGCACCGCTGAGGTTTTGGTACCCGCTGCCACCATTGCTCAGCTTTTCAAGGGCGACCCGGTGGTGCTAGACGTGCCGCTGTATCCCAACCAGGCCATTACCCTGATAGATGAGGCCAACCCGGCCCACACGGCGCTAGCCTTTGTCGAAGGTGAAACCGGCAAGGTAGTGCCCCTTGGCAAGCTCTCTCATGTTGGGGCATCTCGCATTTACCCGCACAACCGGGAGCAGCGCTTTGCCTTTGAGCTGCTGCTGCGAGACTCGATTTCTCTAGTGACGCTGGTGGGCAAGGCGGGAACAGGAAAAACGCTGATTGCGATCGCAGCCGCCGTACAAAAAGTTGCCGACGAACGGCTCTACTCCCGCCTGCTAATTGCCCGGCCGATTGTGCCAATGGGCCGCGATCTGGGATATCTGCCGGGAGACTTGATGGAAAAGCTCAACCCCTGGATGCAGCCCCTGTACGACAACTTTGACCTGATCTTCAACACCCAAGACTCCCGAGGCAAGCCCGAGCACTGGCGACGCGGCCATGAGGAAATGCAAGACCAGGGTCTACTGCAAATTGAGCCCTTAACCTACATTCGAGGCCGCACTATCCCCAAGCAGTTTTTGATTGTAGATGAAGCGCAAAACCTGACGCCCCACGAAGTCAAAACTATTCTCACGCGGGCAGGCGAGGGCACCAAAATCGTACTGACTGGCGACCCAGACCAGATCGACAACCCCTACGTCGATGCAGCCAGCAACGGCCTAACCTATGTCGTCGAGCGCTTTAAGGGAGAAGCCATTGCCGGACACATTACCCTCTACAAAGGAGAGCGCTCTGAGTTGGCTGAGCGGTCAGCCAGCTTACTCTAA
- a CDS encoding Fe-S cluster assembly protein HesB, with product MQLDFDLSGAALQSRVLDIHQRLCVEYGCPIRYFSNLDPLSELVSALLSHRTKNRDSHRAFLQLRSQFETWEAVRDGDPAAVEVAIAPCTWPEQKAPRLQAILRELTQRLGEPLSLDFLADLPVSKARVWLEEIPGIGPKTSAAVLSFSTLRRPALPVDSHHHRVAQRLGLIPKTLAVGPAHAVLEAQLPPHWDAQQVYDNHEVLMLHGQRVCHYRKPSCDRCCLLDLCPSGQQRESAG from the coding sequence ATGCAGCTTGATTTTGACCTCTCTGGGGCTGCCTTGCAGAGCCGAGTACTCGATATTCACCAGCGACTGTGCGTTGAGTATGGCTGCCCAATCCGCTATTTCAGTAACCTCGATCCCTTGAGTGAGCTGGTTTCGGCGCTGCTGTCTCATCGCACTAAGAATCGAGATTCTCACCGGGCTTTTCTGCAGTTGCGATCGCAGTTTGAGACTTGGGAGGCGGTGCGAGACGGAGATCCGGCGGCGGTTGAAGTTGCGATCGCGCCCTGCACTTGGCCCGAGCAAAAAGCGCCCCGGCTTCAGGCTATCTTGCGGGAGCTGACGCAGCGGCTGGGTGAACCGCTCTCTCTAGACTTTCTAGCAGACCTGCCGGTGTCCAAGGCGCGGGTCTGGCTGGAGGAAATTCCCGGTATTGGTCCCAAGACCAGTGCCGCCGTGCTGTCTTTTAGCACCCTGCGCCGTCCGGCGTTGCCAGTAGATAGCCACCACCATCGAGTGGCCCAGCGACTGGGGTTAATTCCCAAAACGCTAGCGGTTGGCCCAGCTCATGCTGTTTTAGAAGCGCAGCTGCCGCCCCATTGGGATGCGCAACAGGTTTATGACAATCATGAAGTTCTCATGCTGCATGGTCAGCGAGTTTGCCATTATCGCAAGCCAAGTTGCGATCGCTGCTGCCTGCTCGACCTCTGCCCCTCCGGCCAGCAGCGAGAGTCGGCGGGCTAA
- the grxC gene encoding glutaredoxin 3, producing the protein MIPLLDRFLDRSSDQVKAHVEIYTWQTCPYCIRAKLLLWWKGVRFIEYKIDGNGGARVRMAARASGRKTVPQIFINDHHIGGCDDLYGLDRVGRLDPLLAQTPEPAVEG; encoded by the coding sequence ATGATTCCTTTGCTTGACCGTTTTTTAGACCGCTCCTCAGACCAGGTTAAGGCTCACGTTGAGATCTACACCTGGCAGACCTGCCCTTACTGCATTCGGGCTAAGCTGCTGCTCTGGTGGAAGGGCGTTCGCTTCATTGAATACAAAATCGACGGCAATGGTGGAGCTAGAGTCCGAATGGCAGCCAGAGCCAGCGGGCGGAAAACCGTACCGCAGATCTTTATCAACGACCATCACATTGGCGGTTGTGACGACCTCTATGGACTTGATCGGGTTGGACGGCTAGATCCGCTCTTAGCTCAAACGCCTGAGCCTGCGGTCGAGGGCTGA
- a CDS encoding cupin domain-containing protein codes for MLIRKLLDCPEFIAGDGTQLRELLHPDKQSLQLRYSLAHAIVPVGQVSTPHALKTSEVYYILQGQGEMHIDDETQTVEPGDAIYIPPDARQFIRNTGQEPLVFICLVDPAWRKEDETVFDAEG; via the coding sequence ATGCTCATTCGTAAACTGCTAGACTGCCCCGAATTTATTGCAGGCGATGGTACTCAACTGAGGGAGCTACTGCATCCTGACAAGCAGTCCCTCCAGCTGCGCTATAGCTTGGCCCACGCCATTGTCCCTGTAGGGCAAGTCTCTACCCCTCACGCCCTAAAAACCTCAGAGGTGTATTACATTCTCCAAGGCCAGGGAGAGATGCACATTGATGATGAAACCCAAACAGTCGAGCCGGGAGATGCCATTTATATTCCACCCGATGCTCGGCAGTTTATTCGCAACACCGGCCAGGAACCGCTGGTTTTTATTTGTTTAGTTGATCCAGCCTGGCGCAAAGAAGACGAAACAGTCTTTGATGCCGAGGGTTAG